The Candidatus Bathyarchaeota archaeon genome has a window encoding:
- a CDS encoding tyrosine-type recombinase/integrase — translation MPEPGLISVKEGIFKTVWELKKRGYADSTIKGYARKLKTLSKLANLDSPELVRGMIARKQCSNAFKEALANAYDHYVKVNGLSWNKPLYKRQRNLPYIATTEQINKIISKASRKYALIFSILRDTGMRPIELHNLTLKSIDLERGSITVRSAKHGNPRILKLKPSTLAMLKEYV, via the coding sequence ATGCCGGAACCCGGTCTAATTTCCGTGAAAGAAGGGATTTTCAAAACTGTTTGGGAGTTAAAAAAGAGAGGTTACGCAGATTCGACAATCAAAGGCTATGCTAGAAAGCTAAAGACACTTTCAAAACTTGCCAATCTAGACAGTCCAGAATTAGTAAGAGGCATGATCGCTAGAAAGCAGTGTAGCAATGCTTTCAAAGAGGCTCTTGCAAACGCATATGACCACTATGTCAAAGTAAATGGTCTATCATGGAACAAACCTTTGTATAAAAGGCAAAGAAACCTGCCATATATAGCAACAACCGAGCAAATCAACAAAATAATCTCTAAAGCATCTAGAAAGTATGCTTTGATTTTCTCGATTCTTAGAGACACAGGCATGAGACCCATTGAGCTGCATAATCTAACCTTGAAATCCATAGATTTAGAGAGAGGTTCAATAACAGTCAGATCTGCGAAACATGGAAATCCTAGAATTTTGAAACTGAAACCGTCAACTCTGGCAATGTTGAAGGAATATGT